One window from the genome of Natronomonas pharaonis DSM 2160 encodes:
- the mvk gene encoding mevalonate kinase translates to MTTSSAPGKVYLFGEHAVVYGEPAVPCAIQRRARVTVEERDDDRLQVQANDLTLDGFTVTWGGETNDRPDVDVPAPLVEAAMGYIDGAIEQALDAVDVEECGFDITVESDIPLGAGLGSSAAVVVAGIDAAVRELGGELDAQAVAERAYEVEYEVQSGEASRADTFCSAVGGAVRVRGDDCRRLDDVPTLPFVVGYDGGTGDTGELVAGVRELREEYDFAADTVESIGDIVRKGEAALQRGDIEEVGRLMDFNHGLLSALGVSARSLDTMVWAAREADALGAKLTGAGGGGCIVALDRTEQTHTALEYTPGCETAFRAALDTDGVRVEE, encoded by the coding sequence ATGACCACATCGAGCGCGCCGGGGAAGGTGTACCTCTTCGGCGAACACGCCGTCGTCTACGGCGAGCCGGCGGTACCGTGTGCCATCCAGCGACGGGCGCGTGTTACCGTCGAGGAGCGCGACGACGACCGGCTTCAGGTGCAGGCAAACGACCTCACGCTCGACGGCTTCACCGTCACGTGGGGCGGTGAAACGAACGACAGACCCGACGTCGATGTTCCAGCGCCACTGGTTGAGGCGGCAATGGGCTACATCGACGGCGCAATCGAGCAGGCCCTTGACGCTGTGGATGTCGAGGAGTGTGGGTTCGATATCACGGTCGAAAGTGACATTCCACTCGGGGCGGGACTCGGCTCCTCGGCAGCCGTCGTCGTGGCCGGTATCGACGCCGCAGTTCGGGAGCTCGGTGGTGAACTCGACGCCCAAGCGGTCGCCGAACGCGCCTACGAAGTCGAGTATGAGGTGCAGTCGGGAGAGGCATCGCGGGCCGACACGTTCTGTTCGGCCGTTGGCGGCGCGGTCCGCGTCCGAGGCGACGACTGTCGGCGGCTCGATGACGTGCCGACGCTGCCCTTCGTCGTCGGCTACGACGGCGGAACGGGCGATACAGGCGAGCTTGTGGCCGGCGTCCGAGAGCTGCGCGAGGAGTACGATTTTGCGGCCGATACCGTCGAGTCGATCGGTGACATCGTCCGGAAAGGCGAGGCCGCTCTCCAGCGCGGCGACATCGAAGAAGTCGGTCGGCTGATGGACTTCAACCATGGGCTGCTGTCTGCGCTGGGTGTCTCCGCCCGGTCGCTGGATACAATGGTATGGGCCGCACGGGAGGCTGATGCGCTCGGAGCGAAGCTGACCGGGGCCGGCGGCGGCGGCTGCATCGTTGCGCTTGACCGCACCGAACAGACCCACACTGCCCTAGAGTACACCCCCGGCTGTGAGACGGCGTTCCGAGCAGCGCTGGATACAGACGGTGTCAGAGTCGAAGAATGA
- a CDS encoding isopentenyl phosphate kinase, with amino-acid sequence MTTVLKLGGSVVTEKATPETVDEEALQQAAAAIAAADVQPVIVHGGGSFGHHHAAAHGVSTTEGTDDAAAVRAITGAMRRLNDAVVGALADAGVPAVPLQPFAAGVREANDELRFCWEPVEAMLESGFVPVLCGDVVAHRGKGATILSGDELVVAAARAVSAERVGVCSSVPGVYDQTETVVDRIQSLEDIEEALGGSDVTDVTGGMAGKVKQLLALEAAGYIFDIDGLAAFLRGGNPGTRVG; translated from the coding sequence ATGACGACAGTACTGAAGCTCGGCGGCAGCGTCGTCACGGAGAAAGCGACGCCGGAGACGGTTGACGAGGAAGCGCTCCAGCAGGCCGCTGCGGCCATTGCTGCGGCGGATGTACAGCCGGTCATCGTCCACGGCGGGGGAAGTTTCGGTCACCACCACGCCGCTGCCCACGGCGTCTCGACGACCGAAGGGACCGACGACGCGGCCGCGGTGCGGGCCATCACCGGCGCGATGCGGCGGCTCAACGACGCTGTCGTCGGTGCGCTCGCCGACGCCGGGGTGCCGGCGGTACCGTTGCAGCCGTTTGCTGCCGGTGTCCGGGAGGCGAACGACGAGCTCCGGTTCTGTTGGGAGCCGGTGGAGGCGATGCTGGAATCGGGGTTCGTCCCCGTCCTCTGCGGTGATGTCGTCGCCCATCGGGGCAAGGGGGCAACCATTCTCTCCGGAGACGAACTCGTCGTCGCCGCAGCGAGGGCAGTGTCAGCCGAACGTGTCGGCGTCTGTTCGTCCGTGCCGGGGGTCTACGACCAGACTGAGACAGTCGTAGACCGCATCCAGTCGCTGGAAGACATCGAGGAAGCACTCGGAGGCAGTGACGTGACGGACGTAACCGGTGGTATGGCCGGGAAAGTCAAGCAACTACTGGCGCTCGAAGCTGCAGGATACATTTTCGATATCGACGGGCTAGCGGCGTTCCTTCGCGGTGGGAACCCCGGAACGCGAGTCGGGTAG
- a CDS encoding phosphotransacetylase family protein encodes MTILVTSLEPSTGKTAVTLAVAETLRERDETVGYMKPKGTRLESAVGKTLDEDPKLARELLGLDAELHELEPIVYSPTFVTEVVRGREDEEALREQLETQFESLAEETDRMLLEGGDTLSTGRSVNLSDIDIAELLDATVVLVASYTEPKDVDELLDAADRLGDRLGGILFNDVPDAAFDSLATDVVPFLESRGVRVYGTVPRDETLSGSSVSEIAAELGADVLTNNVPTDGLVQRFVVGATSAGEVLSELRRVRDAALVTGGDRTDVQTAALEASGVECLVLTGGFKPSSAVVGRAESADVPVLAVRTDTKTTLDRLEALVRSGRTRDAETVDRMQSLLADYADIDAMTEP; translated from the coding sequence ATGACCATACTCGTCACCTCGCTCGAACCAAGCACAGGCAAAACCGCGGTCACGCTGGCGGTGGCGGAGACGCTCCGCGAGCGCGATGAGACTGTCGGCTACATGAAACCGAAGGGGACGCGCCTCGAATCCGCCGTCGGAAAAACGCTCGATGAGGACCCGAAGCTCGCCCGGGAGCTGCTCGGCCTCGATGCGGAACTGCACGAACTGGAGCCAATCGTCTACTCTCCAACGTTTGTTACGGAGGTCGTTCGTGGCCGGGAAGACGAGGAGGCGCTCCGCGAACAGCTCGAAACGCAGTTCGAGTCGCTCGCTGAGGAGACAGACCGGATGCTACTGGAAGGCGGCGACACACTCTCGACCGGCCGCAGCGTCAACCTCTCGGACATCGATATCGCCGAGCTACTGGATGCGACAGTCGTCCTCGTCGCAAGCTACACGGAACCGAAAGATGTCGACGAACTACTCGATGCGGCCGACCGGCTCGGTGACCGGCTCGGCGGTATCCTGTTCAACGACGTGCCGGACGCGGCCTTCGATTCGCTTGCCACCGACGTTGTCCCATTTCTCGAATCCCGGGGCGTGCGCGTCTATGGGACCGTTCCCCGCGACGAAACGCTGTCTGGGAGTTCTGTCTCAGAAATCGCGGCCGAACTCGGCGCGGACGTGCTGACAAACAATGTTCCCACGGATGGGCTCGTCCAGCGGTTCGTCGTGGGCGCGACATCGGCTGGCGAGGTGCTCTCGGAGCTCCGCCGGGTCAGAGACGCTGCCCTCGTCACTGGCGGCGACCGGACCGACGTACAGACCGCCGCGCTTGAAGCGTCCGGCGTGGAGTGTCTCGTCTTGACCGGCGGGTTCAAGCCCTCCAGCGCGGTCGTCGGACGGGCGGAGTCAGCCGACGTGCCTGTGCTGGCAGTCCGCACCGACACGAAGACGACGCTGGACCGACTAGAGGCACTCGTCCGTTCTGGACGTACCCGCGACGCCGAAACCGTCGACCGGATGCAATCGCTGCTTGCCGACTACGCCGACATCGATGCGATGACCGAGCCGTAG
- a CDS encoding acetate--CoA ligase family protein — MGIESGLFDPQRVAVVGATERDGAVGRAVMENLVDDFDGEVVPVNPNTDSVFGRRSRDRVGETDADLAVVVVPAPEAVDVVAAAGDAGIKNVVVISAGFSETGSEGTAREEALVEAADRHGINVVGPNCLGILSTPTGLNATFSPRNARPGNISFMSQSGALVTAVLDWAADRGIGFNDVVSLGNKAVLDETDFVDTWGEDDDTDVVLGYLEDIQNGASFVDAAATATESTPVAVLKSGRTDAGAQAASSHTGAVTGSEVAYEAAFEKAGVLPVASTEELFDVGAMLAGQPLPDTDATAVVTNAGGPGVMAADAVGEATLALASLSGTTRDRLREVLPDAASARNPVDVIGDADAERFADALDVVLEDEGVGSAVVIACPTAVLEFEELADVLASVRRRREEPIAVCLMAGSESDAAREHLAAADIPTYFDPSRAVRGLDGLARYRAVRQHDRGEPTDFDVDRERARNILASVEDRPDNRLGIEAMGLLDAYGIPTLDSEIVESPAAASDAAAAIDGDVVMKIVSPDILHKTDIGGVEVGVAAAEAADIYETLVARARTRQPDARILGVQVQAMADTDAGVETIVGATRDPQFGPLVVFGLGGIFVEVLEDTTATLAPLSEQEAEAMLDDIDAAPLLRGARGRDPVDEAAVVETIQRLSQLVSDFPAILELDINPLVATPDGVAAVDIQLTVDPATL; from the coding sequence ATGGGAATCGAATCCGGGCTGTTTGACCCCCAGCGTGTCGCCGTCGTCGGCGCGACAGAGCGCGACGGTGCCGTCGGGCGGGCCGTAATGGAGAATTTGGTCGATGATTTCGACGGCGAAGTAGTTCCGGTCAATCCGAACACCGACAGCGTCTTCGGACGCCGTAGCCGGGACCGTGTCGGAGAGACCGACGCCGACCTCGCCGTCGTCGTCGTTCCGGCACCGGAAGCCGTCGATGTTGTCGCGGCGGCTGGGGATGCAGGTATCAAGAATGTCGTTGTCATCTCCGCCGGGTTCAGCGAGACCGGCAGCGAGGGGACCGCCCGAGAGGAGGCGCTCGTCGAGGCCGCCGACCGCCACGGCATCAATGTTGTCGGTCCGAACTGTCTCGGCATTCTCTCGACTCCGACGGGGCTGAACGCGACGTTCAGCCCACGGAACGCCCGTCCCGGAAATATTTCATTCATGAGCCAGTCGGGGGCGCTTGTCACCGCCGTCCTCGACTGGGCGGCCGACCGCGGTATCGGCTTCAACGATGTCGTCTCGCTCGGCAACAAGGCTGTCCTCGATGAAACGGATTTCGTGGACACGTGGGGCGAAGACGACGACACGGATGTCGTTTTGGGTTACTTAGAGGACATTCAAAACGGGGCATCGTTCGTTGACGCCGCCGCTACAGCAACCGAATCGACGCCTGTCGCCGTGCTGAAGTCGGGTCGCACCGACGCCGGCGCGCAGGCTGCCTCCTCCCACACCGGAGCGGTCACCGGCAGCGAGGTTGCCTACGAGGCTGCCTTCGAAAAAGCCGGGGTACTCCCGGTGGCATCGACTGAGGAGCTCTTTGATGTCGGGGCGATGCTCGCCGGACAACCGCTTCCGGACACCGACGCGACGGCGGTCGTGACAAACGCCGGTGGACCGGGCGTGATGGCAGCCGACGCGGTCGGAGAAGCGACGCTAGCGTTGGCGTCTCTCAGCGGCACTACCCGCGACAGGCTTCGGGAGGTACTCCCCGATGCGGCGAGCGCTCGAAATCCCGTCGATGTCATCGGTGATGCTGATGCCGAGCGGTTTGCCGACGCGCTTGATGTCGTCCTCGAAGACGAAGGGGTCGGCTCGGCGGTCGTCATCGCCTGTCCGACTGCTGTCCTTGAGTTCGAGGAGCTGGCCGACGTACTCGCGTCGGTCCGTCGTCGCCGGGAGGAGCCGATAGCGGTCTGTCTGATGGCCGGCTCCGAGTCCGATGCCGCCCGAGAGCATCTCGCTGCGGCCGACATCCCGACGTATTTCGACCCGTCGCGGGCGGTCAGAGGGCTTGACGGCCTCGCTCGCTACCGGGCAGTCCGACAGCACGACCGCGGCGAGCCGACTGACTTCGATGTCGACCGAGAGCGTGCACGTAACATCCTTGCGTCCGTCGAAGACCGGCCGGATAACCGCCTCGGCATCGAGGCGATGGGGCTGCTTGATGCCTACGGCATCCCGACGCTCGATTCGGAGATCGTCGAGTCACCGGCAGCCGCCAGCGATGCCGCTGCGGCCATCGACGGCGATGTCGTGATGAAAATCGTCTCGCCGGATATCCTTCACAAGACCGACATCGGCGGCGTTGAAGTCGGCGTCGCCGCCGCCGAGGCCGCGGACATCTACGAAACGCTCGTTGCGCGGGCTCGCACGCGGCAGCCCGACGCCCGCATTCTCGGCGTTCAGGTACAGGCGATGGCTGATACCGATGCCGGCGTCGAGACCATCGTCGGGGCTACTCGCGACCCGCAGTTCGGGCCGCTCGTGGTGTTCGGCCTCGGCGGCATCTTCGTCGAAGTGCTCGAAGACACGACGGCGACGCTTGCTCCGCTCTCAGAACAGGAAGCGGAAGCGATGCTCGATGATATTGATGCGGCACCGCTTCTCCGCGGCGCTCGGGGGCGGGACCCGGTCGATGAGGCGGCGGTCGTCGAGACGATACAGCGCCTTTCACAGCTTGTCTCCGATTTCCCGGCAATTCTCGAACTGGATATCAACCCGCTCGTCGCAACGCCCGACGGCGTCGCAGCCGTCGACATACAGCTTACTGTCGACCCAGCAACCCTATGA
- a CDS encoding metal ABC transporter substrate-binding protein: MNLSRRGLLTAGAGAATAAVAGCVDAAAPGQESDGGYAAFFTLWDWAEEISGDTLDFENPVSAGQMGHGWSPDGDITREIASSEMFLYLDTPEFSWAQDVATELERDHDEVAVVDALEGLEPYLIPFDTEPMPEPDHGRDYPPESLWFEEVDIYDLRSNQQLGYWHGPGFNHWHGGLPDIAVGDSVPIGVVLKDEAENIVPLGDGESYRVDARLADGEPEGVVDIESRGDRVVFHGESTGSAGIVFQILHEGEVIYETDPEPTSIRVQETLDAGGADEFHDPHAWTDPVLSQRMVDNVADALAEINPESEDTYRDNAEQYKQRLQSVHEELETLVETAERDIAVFAGHDSFQYVEQRYDFELHTPVGISPDAGESFDDMTRLNNVIEEHGIDTVLYDPFESASPGEDLPQMVENIFEETSVDSAEPLSPLEGTTETWQENDWGWVEQMENVNIPSLRKALGAD, translated from the coding sequence ATGAATCTCTCTCGACGCGGACTGCTCACTGCAGGAGCGGGTGCTGCTACGGCTGCTGTCGCAGGGTGCGTCGACGCCGCGGCGCCAGGACAGGAGAGCGACGGCGGATACGCCGCCTTCTTTACCCTCTGGGATTGGGCCGAGGAGATATCCGGAGACACACTTGATTTCGAGAATCCGGTCAGTGCCGGACAGATGGGGCATGGCTGGAGTCCGGACGGCGACATCACCCGAGAAATCGCCTCCTCGGAGATGTTCCTCTATCTAGACACACCCGAGTTCTCGTGGGCACAGGATGTCGCAACAGAGCTTGAACGTGACCACGATGAGGTCGCTGTCGTGGACGCTCTCGAAGGGCTGGAGCCGTATCTCATCCCGTTCGACACTGAGCCGATGCCGGAGCCGGACCACGGACGTGACTACCCGCCCGAGTCGCTGTGGTTTGAGGAAGTCGATATCTACGACCTCCGGTCGAACCAACAGCTCGGCTACTGGCATGGGCCGGGGTTCAACCACTGGCACGGTGGCCTTCCGGATATCGCTGTCGGCGACAGCGTTCCAATCGGTGTCGTGCTGAAAGACGAAGCGGAGAACATCGTCCCGCTTGGTGACGGCGAATCATACCGTGTCGATGCCCGTCTCGCAGACGGCGAACCCGAAGGTGTCGTCGATATCGAGAGTCGTGGCGACCGGGTCGTATTCCACGGCGAATCGACCGGATCGGCCGGTATCGTCTTTCAGATACTACACGAAGGCGAAGTCATCTACGAGACGGACCCCGAGCCGACTTCGATACGGGTCCAAGAGACGCTTGATGCCGGTGGCGCGGATGAGTTCCATGACCCACACGCGTGGACTGACCCCGTATTGTCACAACGGATGGTCGATAACGTCGCCGACGCGCTCGCGGAGATTAACCCCGAAAGCGAGGACACGTATCGCGACAACGCCGAGCAATACAAACAGCGGCTCCAGTCCGTCCACGAAGAGCTTGAGACGCTTGTCGAGACCGCCGAGCGGGACATAGCGGTCTTTGCCGGCCACGACTCCTTTCAGTATGTTGAACAGCGATACGACTTCGAGCTACATACCCCGGTCGGTATTTCACCGGACGCCGGCGAGTCATTCGACGACATGACGCGGCTCAACAACGTCATTGAGGAACACGGCATCGACACCGTTCTGTACGACCCCTTCGAGTCTGCAAGCCCCGGTGAGGACCTTCCACAGATGGTCGAAAACATCTTCGAGGAGACATCAGTCGACAGCGCCGAGCCGCTGTCGCCGCTCGAAGGAACGACAGAGACGTGGCAGGAAAACGACTGGGGCTGGGTCGAGCAGATGGAGAATGTGAACATCCCCTCGCTGCGCAAGGCGCTCGGAGCCGACTGA
- a CDS encoding metal ABC transporter ATP-binding protein, protein MSTVVDVQNVTFAYGETPAVEDVSLSISDGEFVGLIGPNGSGKTTLLHLMIGLYEPDSGSIELFGEPATEFDEGERLGYVGQRSTDRSGTMPVTVREAILMGRFARAGRSRLTDEDRRIVADAMETVDIRELANRRVDELSGGQRQRAFIARALASEADILALDEPTVGVDADSRDRFYDLLDELNRNGMTIILIEHDIDILTKHVDTVACINRELYHHGDTVSFLESDALSEAYGRTSGIIQHNHA, encoded by the coding sequence GTGAGCACCGTCGTCGACGTACAGAACGTGACGTTCGCCTACGGAGAGACACCTGCTGTCGAGGATGTCTCGCTCAGCATCTCCGACGGTGAGTTCGTTGGCCTCATCGGCCCCAACGGCTCCGGGAAGACGACGCTGCTTCACCTGATGATCGGGCTTTACGAGCCGGATAGCGGCTCAATCGAGCTGTTTGGCGAGCCGGCGACGGAGTTCGACGAGGGAGAACGACTCGGCTACGTCGGCCAACGGTCGACCGACCGGAGCGGAACGATGCCGGTGACCGTCCGTGAGGCGATACTTATGGGCCGGTTTGCACGGGCGGGCCGGTCCCGGCTCACTGACGAGGACCGGCGAATTGTCGCCGACGCGATGGAAACGGTCGACATTCGTGAGCTGGCGAACCGACGCGTCGACGAGCTTTCGGGGGGACAGCGCCAGCGGGCCTTTATCGCCAGAGCGCTGGCCTCAGAGGCGGATATCCTCGCGCTGGACGAGCCGACCGTCGGTGTTGATGCGGACTCCAGAGACCGGTTTTACGACCTGCTTGATGAACTCAATCGCAACGGAATGACGATTATCCTCATCGAACACGATATCGATATCCTCACAAAGCACGTCGACACCGTCGCCTGTATCAACCGAGAGCTCTACCACCACGGCGACACCGTCTCGTTCCTCGAAAGCGATGCGCTGAGCGAAGCCTACGGCAGAACCAGCGGCATCATCCAGCACAACCACGCATGA
- a CDS encoding metal ABC transporter permease: protein MSSETDTATDAPTDTEYSRPFRETVELVGVAAAGVLAFCMLAFIALDWLRGAPGALGVAGEIAFEQILIYGSWIDFYLGTDVFSYPSILRAVATGTLVGIVAPLVGTYLVHRQMALIGETLAHTAFAGVAVGVLVVAILGGTQAPIVEAVGSRGTLLLVALIVSAAGALGLQWLSDHTSTYGDVPIAIVLTGSFAVGTLLISWSRDFVAIAIDIEDFLFGNLAIVTATGARLVAILSVFVVALTVVHYKQFLFITFDERAARVARLNVDRYNALLVVMTAVVVVGAMQILGVILVAGLLVIPVAAASQVADSFRETLYLSVLVGQLSVLGGLAFAIWQSLPPGGSIIVIAIGFYLLAILFSGRDSGAISVH from the coding sequence ATGAGTTCGGAGACGGATACGGCTACGGACGCTCCGACCGACACCGAATACAGCCGGCCGTTCCGAGAAACGGTGGAGCTTGTCGGTGTCGCCGCTGCGGGGGTGCTCGCGTTCTGTATGCTGGCGTTTATTGCCCTCGACTGGCTCCGTGGTGCCCCCGGTGCTCTCGGAGTCGCCGGCGAGATAGCCTTCGAGCAGATTCTCATCTACGGGAGCTGGATCGACTTCTACCTCGGCACGGATGTCTTCAGCTACCCGTCGATTCTGCGGGCCGTCGCGACCGGAACGCTTGTCGGTATCGTCGCGCCGCTTGTCGGTACGTATCTCGTCCATCGACAGATGGCCCTCATCGGCGAGACGCTCGCCCACACCGCCTTTGCCGGCGTCGCGGTCGGTGTACTCGTCGTCGCGATACTGGGCGGTACGCAGGCCCCGATTGTCGAGGCGGTCGGCTCGCGTGGAACGCTGTTGCTCGTCGCGTTGATTGTCAGTGCTGCCGGCGCGCTCGGCCTCCAGTGGCTTTCGGACCACACGAGCACCTACGGAGACGTGCCGATCGCCATCGTTCTGACCGGCAGCTTCGCTGTCGGGACGCTGCTCATCAGCTGGAGCCGTGATTTCGTCGCCATCGCCATCGACATCGAAGACTTCCTCTTTGGTAACCTCGCCATCGTGACCGCCACCGGCGCACGGCTCGTTGCTATCCTTTCGGTATTCGTCGTCGCGCTGACTGTCGTCCACTACAAGCAGTTCCTGTTCATCACGTTCGACGAACGGGCCGCCCGTGTCGCGCGGCTCAACGTCGACCGCTATAACGCCCTGCTCGTCGTCATGACGGCCGTCGTTGTCGTCGGCGCGATGCAGATTCTCGGGGTCATTCTCGTGGCCGGGCTGCTCGTTATTCCGGTCGCCGCGGCGTCGCAGGTCGCCGACAGCTTCCGAGAGACACTGTATCTGTCGGTGCTCGTCGGACAGTTGTCGGTGCTCGGCGGGCTAGCGTTTGCCATCTGGCAAAGCCTACCCCCCGGCGGGTCGATTATCGTCATCGCTATCGGCTTCTATCTGCTTGCTATCCTGTTTTCAGGTCGCGATTCCGGGGCTATCTCCGTCCACTAA
- a CDS encoding YbaK/EbsC family protein yields the protein MHPRTAAFREHAEDQYGLEIDVHEFPEGTKTAADAADAVGCDLAQIASGIVFDVEGDLVVVVTSGANRVSEPKLAAECNVDTASVSMADADDIKETLGWAIGGVPPFCHETDVPVYMDETLTQHDDVWAAAGTPEAVFPIPPAKLRELADAAVVDVAE from the coding sequence ATGCACCCCCGGACGGCAGCGTTCAGAGAGCATGCCGAAGACCAGTACGGGCTTGAAATCGATGTCCACGAGTTTCCCGAAGGAACGAAGACGGCAGCCGACGCCGCCGATGCGGTTGGCTGCGACCTCGCACAGATAGCCAGCGGCATCGTTTTCGATGTCGAGGGCGACCTTGTCGTCGTCGTCACGAGCGGCGCAAATCGCGTCAGCGAGCCGAAACTCGCAGCCGAGTGCAATGTCGACACTGCGTCGGTTTCGATGGCCGATGCTGACGACATCAAGGAGACGCTGGGGTGGGCCATCGGTGGCGTGCCGCCGTTCTGCCACGAAACCGACGTGCCGGTCTACATGGACGAAACGCTAACCCAACACGACGACGTGTGGGCGGCCGCCGGAACGCCGGAGGCCGTGTTCCCGATTCCGCCGGCAAAACTGCGCGAACTCGCCGACGCGGCGGTTGTCGACGTCGCAGAGTAA
- a CDS encoding MBL fold metallo-hydrolase: protein MARAVTDGVYRLDIAWPEPVGANAYLVDDGEVTLVDAGVPFPRRSLSGELRSLGYSLDDIDRVLVTHYDIDHVGGLARIDIDVPVYIGALDRRLVRRAWSPPWRHHKGVFHRVVRRWYSLSDYDLRPVEDDDTIGAFRTFHTPGHNPGHTVYIHDETETAMLGDLVWATDGGFVPPPWLDSYDTARLAESIARVAQESFAHACVGHGPVVSPDAAERLRSLVVRRFGADRLR, encoded by the coding sequence ATGGCTCGTGCGGTCACCGACGGCGTCTACCGGCTCGATATCGCGTGGCCCGAGCCGGTCGGGGCGAACGCCTATCTCGTCGACGACGGCGAGGTTACGCTCGTCGATGCCGGTGTTCCATTTCCGCGCCGGTCGTTATCGGGCGAACTCCGCTCGCTTGGGTACTCGCTTGACGATATCGACCGCGTACTCGTTACTCACTACGATATCGACCACGTCGGCGGTCTCGCTCGCATCGACATCGACGTTCCGGTGTACATCGGAGCGCTTGACCGCCGACTCGTCCGGCGGGCGTGGTCGCCACCGTGGCGGCATCACAAGGGTGTGTTCCATCGCGTCGTGCGACGGTGGTATTCGCTTTCTGACTACGACCTTCGGCCGGTAGAAGACGACGACACCATCGGTGCGTTCCGTACATTCCACACGCCCGGCCACAACCCCGGCCATACCGTATACATACACGACGAGACTGAAACGGCGATGCTCGGTGACCTCGTGTGGGCGACGGACGGTGGGTTCGTACCGCCGCCGTGGCTCGATTCCTACGACACTGCGCGGCTCGCAGAAAGCATCGCTCGCGTCGCTCAGGAGTCGTTTGCCCACGCCTGTGTCGGCCACGGCCCGGTCGTCTCGCCGGACGCAGCCGAACGGCTGCGGTCGCTCGTTGTGCGACGTTTCGGAGCCGACCGACTCCGGTAG